One segment of Marvinbryantia formatexigens DSM 14469 DNA contains the following:
- a CDS encoding ABC transporter ATP-binding protein gives MLELKNVSFDVPEDASKEILHDVNLTVENGKFAVITGPNGGGKSTLAKIIAGIEKPSSGSIYFNGKDITETGVTERARMGIGYAFQNPVRFKGIRVKDLIRIAVGTPISVSEACEYLSEVGLCARDYIDREVNNSLSGGELKRIEIATVLARKSSLSVFDEPEAGIDLWSFQNLIEVFERMQAQNRESSILVISHQERILNIADEIIVISDGRIARQGAREEILPGLMGSDSAVSICEKYEKGGKAK, from the coding sequence ATGCTGGAGTTAAAGAATGTCTCTTTTGATGTACCGGAGGATGCCTCAAAAGAGATTCTGCATGATGTGAATCTGACAGTAGAAAACGGAAAGTTTGCGGTGATTACCGGACCGAACGGCGGCGGAAAATCCACGCTTGCGAAGATTATCGCAGGCATTGAAAAGCCCTCCTCCGGCAGCATTTATTTTAATGGCAAAGATATTACAGAGACTGGCGTCACGGAGCGGGCGCGGATGGGAATCGGATATGCGTTCCAGAATCCGGTGCGCTTTAAGGGAATCAGGGTAAAGGATCTGATACGGATTGCGGTGGGAACGCCGATTTCCGTATCGGAGGCGTGCGAGTATCTTTCCGAGGTGGGACTCTGCGCAAGAGATTATATCGACCGCGAGGTCAACAACAGCCTGTCGGGCGGCGAGCTGAAGCGGATTGAAATTGCCACGGTGCTGGCGAGAAAAAGCAGTCTGTCTGTTTTTGACGAGCCGGAGGCGGGAATCGACCTCTGGAGCTTCCAGAACCTCATAGAGGTCTTTGAGCGGATGCAGGCGCAGAACCGTGAAAGCTCCATTCTCGTGATTTCCCATCAGGAGCGGATTCTGAATATTGCCGATGAAATTATCGTGATTTCTGACGGGCGCATTGCCAGACAGGGAGCGCGGGAGGAAATCCTGCCGGGACTTATGGGAAGCGATTCCGCAGTCAGCATATGCGAGAAATATGAGAAGGGAGGAAAAGCAAAATGA
- a CDS encoding carboxymuconolactone decarboxylase family protein — MFSGNDSSLQETDPEFIERFDNFAFDEVVNQDDLDDRTRFMAILATLLGCQGSDEFRMMLPAALHFGVTPVEAKEIVYQAVAYLGIGRVFPFLKITNEVLKEMGTELPLPAQATTTMENRREAGTQAQVDIFGEGMRDFWKSGPEESRHINRWLADNCFGDYYTRTGLDYRQREMITFCFLAAQGGCEPQLTSHAAANMRIGNDRAFLIKIISQCLPYIGYPRSLNALNCVNKAAEKIMKENDESGKI; from the coding sequence ATGTTTTCGGGGAATGATTCCTCTTTGCAGGAGACAGACCCGGAGTTTATCGAACGGTTTGATAACTTTGCGTTTGATGAGGTGGTAAACCAGGATGATCTGGACGACAGGACAAGATTTATGGCGATTCTGGCGACACTGCTGGGCTGCCAGGGGAGCGATGAATTCCGGATGATGCTTCCTGCCGCTCTGCATTTCGGGGTGACGCCGGTGGAGGCGAAGGAAATTGTCTATCAGGCGGTGGCGTACCTTGGAATCGGCAGAGTGTTTCCGTTTCTGAAGATTACCAATGAAGTGCTGAAGGAAATGGGAACAGAGCTTCCGCTGCCTGCGCAGGCAACGACCACGATGGAAAACCGCCGGGAGGCCGGGACACAGGCCCAGGTGGATATTTTTGGTGAAGGAATGCGGGATTTCTGGAAATCCGGTCCGGAGGAAAGCCGCCACATCAACCGCTGGCTGGCGGATAACTGTTTCGGAGATTATTATACACGGACGGGGCTTGATTACCGGCAGCGGGAAATGATTACTTTCTGCTTTCTGGCGGCACAGGGAGGCTGTGAGCCGCAGCTTACCAGTCACGCCGCCGCCAATATGCGCATTGGCAATGACAGGGCATTTTTAATCAAAATAATTTCCCAGTGCCTGCCATATATCGGATATCCGCGCAGTCTGAATGCGCTGAATTGTGTAAATAAGGCGGCTGAAAAGATAATGAAGGAAAACGACGAGAGCGGAAAAATCTGA